The nucleotide sequence CCCCTGACCCAGATCGGTGAAATCCACCAGCCATACTTTTTTACCTTCAACACTTTCACACAGAGCAGGCGCTTCAACTCCAGCTTCATTCAGGATAAAAGCAGTTTCGCCAGTGACTTCACCCTGGGCAACCGCAACCGCTTCAACACTGCGGGAAATTTTCAGCCACTCAGCAGCAACCAGTGATGAACAAATACTATCGGAATCGGGATTACTGTGACCTACAACCTGGATCATTATGTTCTCGTGTTTTTAATCTGATAACTTAGCCCAGTGCATGACTGTAGTCACCGTGTTGTGTGCCGCTTCGCTCTACCCAACCTGCGAATACGTCGACGTAACACATTAGTGTCAATGCACTGGCTTCAAAAAACACGCAGTGTATCGAAGTAAAGGTCTGGCTCAATATAAGTAATTCGCCATATATCGCCTGATGTTTTTAAGAATGTCCTTTAGCGCCTGTAGTTTTCATCAACAGCAGTCATGATCCGGGTAAGCTTTGCGGGCTCCAGAGGTGGTCTGATAAAACCGTGGTATTCGCCTGCCGGGTTGATGATGGCCAGATTAGCACCGTGATCGACCAGATAAAATTCATCCTCAGGGTCAAGCACTGGTGTATAGGGCATATTAAGCTGCACCGTGAGGTCATGAATGTTTTTTACCTCTCCGGTCACACCAATAAAATCTTTGTTAAAGTAAGGCACATAGCCTTTCAGCTTCTCAACAGTATCTCGACGAGGGTCAACGGAGACCAGCACATACCTCATCTGTTGAGCCAGATTTATATTGTCCTGCTTTAGTTGTTTATCCATTCCATTCAACTGGCTCAGTGTGATTGGGCAGATATCCGGACAGAATGTGTAGCCAAAGTACATCAGTGTCCACTGGCCCTTCTGACTACCATTGTTGTATATTTTGCCATTGTGGTCTGTCAGGTCGGCCATCTGGAATGATCGGGGAGCCTCAAACACGACGGTGCCCATTTTCTGCAGGTCTTCGAGAGAAATAGACGGCCTGGTTGTGTATTTATAAAACGTTAAACCAAACACCATGGCTACAACCGCAAGAAGTAACAGTACGGTTTTACTGACATTGCCTTTTATCTGTTTTTTCATGCGGCTCTCTCTTTATTTACTACGAATGCTTTACTAGTACATCGTCCCAACCTACGCAACACGTCAAAGTCATTGAATTCATGTACTAGAAAACTGTTCTTTTAAAATGTCGTGTAATGATCTGCCAGTAAAAATACAAACAGCAACATCAGATACGTGATGGAGTATTTGAACGTCTTAATGGCAGCATGGGGACGACTGTCACGCATCAGGGCAACTGACCAGTACAGGAATCGCCCCCCCAGCCCCAAAGCACCTGCCAGATAGAGTAAACCACTCATTCCCGTGAGAAAAGGCAGCACGCTGACCAGAATCATAATCACGGTATAAAGCACGATATGCAGTTTGGTATAGGCCTCGCCATGGGTGACTGGCAGCATGGGAATGTCAGCTTTGGCGTATTCTTTTTTACGGTGAATAGCCAGAGCCCAGAAGTGCGGAGGTGTCCAGGCAAAGATGATCAGCACCAGCAGCAGGGCATTACCATCAAACTGTCCTGTTACCGATGTCCAGCCCAGCAAGGGAGGAGCGGCTCCAGCCAGCCCGCCAATCACAATATTTTGTGGCGTCGCGCGCTTTAAGAACGACGTGTAAACCACGGCATAACCTATTAAGGACGCCAGAGTCAGCCAAGCGGTCAGGGGGTTAACCAGCCAGACCAGAATAGCCATCCCCGTTACGCCCAGAACAAAGGCAAAGGTTATTGCCTGTGCGGGGGCGATTCTTCCTTCTGCTACCGGTCGCTTGTGCGTTCGAGCCATGATGTTATCAATGCGCCGGTCAACCACATGGTTGATAACCGCTGCTGAAGCGGCGGACAAAGCGATGCCAGTATTACCAAACAACAGTACATCCAGTGGCACAATACCCGGCGTTGCCAGGCACATGCCTATCACCACCGTCAGCACCATCAGCGCAACCACTTTGGGCTTGGTCAGTTCCAGATAGTCCTTCCACTGGACGGGTTCGCTGTACGTTACCTTGTTCATAACAAGCTTCCTCATTCATCCCCTGAAACATGCAATCGATAATTTAAAGCTACCAGAGACAGCAGTAGCAAAGCCCCAAATAAATTATGTGCAACAGCCACCGGTAATGGCAGGTGCCAGACAATATTGCTGAGCCCCAGAATCACCTGAATCGTCAAAATAAAC is from Endozoicomonas gorgoniicola and encodes:
- a CDS encoding SCO family protein — protein: MKKQIKGNVSKTVLLLLAVVAMVFGLTFYKYTTRPSISLEDLQKMGTVVFEAPRSFQMADLTDHNGKIYNNGSQKGQWTLMYFGYTFCPDICPITLSQLNGMDKQLKQDNINLAQQMRYVLVSVDPRRDTVEKLKGYVPYFNKDFIGVTGEVKNIHDLTVQLNMPYTPVLDPEDEFYLVDHGANLAIINPAGEYHGFIRPPLEPAKLTRIMTAVDENYRR
- the cyoE gene encoding heme o synthase — protein: MNKVTYSEPVQWKDYLELTKPKVVALMVLTVVIGMCLATPGIVPLDVLLFGNTGIALSAASAAVINHVVDRRIDNIMARTHKRPVAEGRIAPAQAITFAFVLGVTGMAILVWLVNPLTAWLTLASLIGYAVVYTSFLKRATPQNIVIGGLAGAAPPLLGWTSVTGQFDGNALLLVLIIFAWTPPHFWALAIHRKKEYAKADIPMLPVTHGEAYTKLHIVLYTVIMILVSVLPFLTGMSGLLYLAGALGLGGRFLYWSVALMRDSRPHAAIKTFKYSITYLMLLFVFLLADHYTTF